DNA sequence from the Ogataea parapolymorpha DL-1 chromosome II, whole genome shotgun sequence genome:
CTCTTCAGATGATCTGCTAAATATTTCTCCAAGATAGGCCTGTCGCAATGGTTGCAAATCCGATACACAACGGGTCTGGAAAGCGGATTTTTGGATTGCAGATCGTTGTTTTCTGAATCAGAGGAACCAGGTGTGATTCTTTGTAAGCCCTCTAAATATGCACCGAGCTCTTTCCACTGAGTGATGTTTGCGAAAGAACTGCCAGATTGGGTATCTTTGGCAAATTCGGGTATCACTTGGTCTTCGCCAAAAACGTTTTGCTTCAATTCTGTAGACACCTCAATCGCAGGTCCAGAACTTGACATAACACTTTATCTATGGTCTTGGCTCCTATATTATTTCGAAGAGACAATTGCAATATTTTATCATAAACTAATCGCGGTGATGGTTTGTTTACGTAATGGATTATGTAGTGTAATATTTGCGTCCAGATCACAGCTCGCTGTCACCAAGAAGTTGTCTGCCCAGGCATACTAGCTTGTGACTGACGCTACTCTTTAGTTCATAATCTAAGTCTCGCACATCGTAATCGATGGCATCGTCCACTAGCTGATGATGGGAGTTATCCGTCATAGATTTTGAAACCAAGGACGGTTTTGTGGTCGAGCCAACGTGCAACCGCAAGAACGCAACCAGCGAGCCCACAGTCTGCCTGCTGTGGAGATCCCCATCAAGCGTATCCAGATGGTCACCCAAGACGCTTACGGCTCGCAAAACGCTGATTAACGTGAGCAATGAAACTGTCTCTGTCGACTGCGAAAGGCTCAAGTAGCGCACTAAACGGCACGCCTGGCCCACCTGGCCAACTTCAAAGAAGTGCAGCATCAACACACAAGTGAGTGTAAGCCTTGTTTCGTCGTTAGCAAGTTTTGGAGGGCGCAGAGGCTGGTGTGCGAACTGAAGAATTTTTGAGATGGTCGGATCTTCAACGCCAGACTCGTCTTGTTGCACGGGCTCGATCTGCTCAATCGCCTCGCTGAATTCGACCACATCCTTCACGGCGCCGATTGCCGCCTCAAGAGTTTTTCGGGCGTTCTCGGCTGTTGGCTTCAGCAAGCTGTTCAGTACAATTCTTAATCTTTGAAGCTTGACGCAGGCTGGCGGTATCACTAGGCTGTCTGaattgattttttcataAATTGTATCTGCATCCATTTGCGTTTCGCCTGACTCCTCGGACTCGCTTGTAGATTCAGCTAGTTGCGAAAGGTATTCTTTcatgagctcgttcaaaatcTGGGAGGAGCGAATGGCACAAATCAGATTGATTAAGGAGAGATCAGAGTCCTCAGAATTCCTGAGAAACTCCTCAATGTAAGAGCCGTTGTTGTTGGTCTCTCTCCACTTCAGCACATCGATCAGCTTTTCAAATAATTCTTCGCTATCCAAGAATGCGATATCGTTACTCACGAATTTGAGAATGCGAGCAGTCTCGTCAGAATACTTGGCCGAGTCTTTGATTTGTTTCAAATCTTTCACCATTCCTAGCATCAAACTGTCGAGCATTCGCTGAAGCCCTAGAAAACTGCTCAGGGGCTCTCCCACTTTCATCATCACCATCTTTGCAACAATTAACCTGTTGAAGTGGAACTGGATACTGGAATTAGATTTGACTACCTCAATGATGCGGCCATCGATAGCAAGCGACCGAATATAATACTTGAAAAACGGCCTCCAAATAGTGCTGTAGGACATTGTTTCCTGATTCGAGAGCGTGTTGACGAGCCACTTTTCAAAGTACAGATTCAACGAGTTGATGCCATTCAATTCTTCCGTTAGATCAAGCTTCAGAATTCTGAGCTTGATTCCCAGCATTTTCAGCGTGTCTAGTGCCAGCTCCCCGAGACTAACGTCAAATGCCGTTCGTATTGGAGTCGGCGCCTTTTCCTTAGGAGCTGCGAAAAATTGGTATACGGGTTGCAACAGCAAGAAGAgtccaccaaagaaaaGTAACGTCCGCAGATAATTGAACACCACAGATGCCTGAGGAGAGTCAACAAGAGGGAAAATCCGATGCAACGGCACCAAAAACAGTCCTTTGAAGCTGTCGTCGCTGAAGCCCTCAAACAGCTGTGTTCCAACCATGGCTGTCATCCCTCCCATAAGAAGTTTGGAAGCCACGGGAACAGGAGATGAATTCATCACATAAGTTTGGTTTTGGCTCCCGTATTGATTTTGCTGAGGCTGTTGTTGCAGTTCCGGACTGAAGTATTGTGTTTGTTGGGTATAATTGTTTGCCATCTGGTTATCAAGACTAGAGCGCAGCATGTGGATCTCGTTCATTAAATACGCATTTTTAGACTCCAGGTGGCGGATGTATTCGGTAGCTTTCGCGAGAATGTTCGccttgttcagcttcaacGCGGGTGTAAGTCCGTCCAGGTCTGTAGCTGCTATTCGTTTGTCTCCGGATGCGACCCGAAGCGACGGCACTGCGTCACGGAGCTCAAGAATCTTGTTATTGATATTCATCCgatattttttctccaccacaTTGTGCGAGTGCCgctctttcttcaacttgGTGACCTTTGAGTTTGTAGTCGCCCTTTTGGCGTTAACGGAGGACGTTTCGGACATGGAGGTAAACGAATCCGGCGGCGATACCATAGGCACAGACTCGTTATTAGAATCCGGAGTGTCCTCGGCCGTCTGCGGCACATATTTCTGTTGGAGGGCACCATAATCTATCCAGTCATCAATCTCATCCTCAATTTTGATATCGGTTTTCGTGTACTCGTCCAGACCTGAAGAAttctcaaaatccagcagGTTCGACGGGTTCGACCTATCAGACTCAGGCCGATCAGTGTTCAGCGACGACAGAAACGCTTCTGTATCGTCAAAGTTATAGCCCAAACTCATAATGTTGGCAACTATTCCAGGCAACAAAATCTGTACCATTGTGCTTACCTAATATCGACAGATATCTTAATCGGTTCGGTTGCAGATAGGACCGGGCCGGGTAAGAGGTTCAATTTTGGCAGCCTGTTTTCTTTTATTGGCCTGTGGAATTCTCGAAGCTTCCGCCACCGACGGGGTAAAAATACTGCGACCTCCGTGGTGAAAAATCCGGAGCGCTGGCGCACGCTCGCGGGCACTAGTTTTTTTTTGTGTGGCGAGAGCCGGTGCTCATCCTGGTGTATTTGTTTTGTTGCTCGTAAGAGTAAATTTCTTTTATTCTAAATTTTAGAACCCATAATCATACATGTCGTTGAAGAGAATCAATAAGGAACTCAGTGATCTCGGCAGAGATCCACCTTCGTCGTGCTCCGCAGGCCCTGTGGGTGACGATCTGTACCACTGGCAAGCGTCGATCATGGGTCCGCCAGACTCGCCGTATGCCGGCGGAGTGTTCTTCCTTTCGATCCACTTCCCTACAGACTACCCATTCAAGCCTCCTAAGATCTCTTTCCAGACGAAGATCTACCACCCAAATATTAATTCCAACGGAAACATCTGTCTCGACATTTTGAAAGACCAGTGGTCTCCAGCGCTGACAATCTCCAAGGTGTTGCTGTCTATCTGCTCGTTGCTCACAGACGCTAATCCGGATGATCCTTTGGTGCCAGAGATCGCCCACATCTACAAGACCGACCGTGCAAAATACGAGGCCACAGCCAAGGAGTGGAccaagaagtttgccaTCTAGGCGATGTAAGTAGGTAATAAAGCATATGACGAGCGAGCAGCCCGACATTGATTGTACTGTGAAGTAGAGGGCAGTTTCAGCGTATCATTGTAGTGCCCGTGATATATGTCGTAACCCATTAAATTTTCGTCGCGTCGATAGTCATTTTATAATGGATAAACCCAAGTTCAAGAGAAACTACCTGGCATGCTTGAATTGCCGCACCCGCAAAGTCAAGTGTGATTTGGGATCTCTGGAGGCTCCTCATGATCCACCCTGTGCCAGATGCAAGCGTGAGCGCAAAGAGTGTGTTTTTGCAGAGAGCCGTCGCCGTGGATCAGGCAGAATTCGCCAGGCTTCCCCTGTGGACTCGCGG
Encoded proteins:
- a CDS encoding Basic helix-loop-helix (bHLH) protein codes for the protein MVQILLPGIVANIMSLGYNFDDTEAFLSSLNTDRPESDRSNPSNLLDFENSSGLDEYTKTDIKIEDEIDDWIDYGALQQKYVPQTAEDTPDSNNESVPMVSPPDSFTSMSETSSVNAKRATTNSKVTKLKKERHSHNVVEKKYRMNINNKILELRDAVPSLRVASGDKRIAATDLDGLTPALKLNKANILAKATEYIRHLESKNAYLMNEIHMLRSSLDNQMANNYTQQTQYFSPELQQQPQQNQYGSQNQTYVMNSSPVPVASKLLMGGMTAMVGTQLFEGFSDDSFKGLFLVPLHRIFPLVDSPQASVVFNYLRTLLFFGGLFLLLQPVYQFFAAPKEKAPTPIRTAFDVSLGELALDTLKMLGIKLRILKLDLTEELNGINSLNLYFEKWLVNTLSNQETMSYSTIWRPFFKYYIRSLAIDGRIIEVVKSNSSIQFHFNRLIVAKMVMMKVGEPLSSFLGLQRMLDSLMLGMVKDLKQIKDSAKYSDETARILKFVSNDIAFLDSEELFEKLIDVLKWRETNNNGSYIEEFLRNSEDSDLSLINLICAIRSSQILNELMKEYLSQLAESTSESEESGETQMDADTIYEKINSDSLVIPPACVKLQRLRIVLNSLLKPTAENARKTLEAAIGAVKDVVEFSEAIEQIEPVQQDESGVEDPTISKILQFAHQPLRPPKLANDETRLTLTCVLMLHFFEVGQVGQACRLVRYLSLSQSTETVSLLTLISVLRAVSVLGDHLDTLDGDLHSRQTVGSLVAFLRLHVGSTTKPSLVSKSMTDNSHHQLVDDAIDYDVRDLDYELKSSVSHKLVCLGRQLLGDSEL
- a CDS encoding Ubiquitin-conjugating enzyme E2 4, which encodes MSLKRINKELSDLGRDPPSSCSAGPVGDDLYHWQASIMGPPDSPYAGGVFFLSIHFPTDYPFKPPKISFQTKIYHPNINSNGNICLDILKDQWSPALTISKVLLSICSLLTDANPDDPLVPEIAHIYKTDRAKYEATAKEWTKKFAI